Proteins co-encoded in one Rudaeicoccus suwonensis genomic window:
- a CDS encoding glycosyltransferase family 2 protein yields MPAPETPSQHGVSVVMPILNEERHLAESVRGILAQEWSGPIEIILAVGPSTDRTDDVAAALQRNDARIRRVDNPTGRTPEALNRAIAEASYDIVCRVDGHGILSTDYLATAVRTLDETGAANVGGIMDAEGTTPFECAVAVAMKSKIGVGGVKFKQGGSAGEADTVYLGVFRREWLERVGGYDERFTRAQDWEMNFRIRAAGGVVWFTPEMRVAYRPRGSFSALSRQYREYGRWRRVVARRHKGSINARYLAPPTAVALVAAGAVGGLLWRPLWVIPLTYAGGVVLGGAFISAGEKPSVRLRVPAVLATMHMSWGFGFLASRIRLTEDVQ; encoded by the coding sequence GTGCCTGCTCCCGAAACGCCATCTCAGCACGGTGTTTCGGTGGTGATGCCGATCCTGAACGAGGAACGTCATCTGGCCGAATCCGTGCGCGGAATCCTCGCCCAGGAGTGGTCCGGGCCGATCGAGATCATCCTCGCGGTGGGCCCCAGCACCGACCGCACCGACGACGTTGCAGCGGCTCTGCAGCGGAACGACGCGCGGATCCGGCGTGTGGACAACCCGACCGGCCGCACCCCGGAGGCGCTGAACCGAGCGATCGCCGAGGCGTCATACGACATCGTCTGCCGCGTCGACGGTCACGGGATCCTGTCAACCGACTACCTCGCGACCGCCGTGCGCACTCTCGATGAGACCGGCGCCGCAAACGTCGGCGGCATCATGGATGCCGAAGGCACTACGCCGTTCGAGTGCGCGGTGGCCGTCGCGATGAAGTCCAAGATCGGTGTCGGCGGGGTCAAGTTCAAACAAGGCGGCAGCGCCGGTGAGGCCGACACGGTCTACCTCGGCGTCTTTCGGCGGGAATGGTTGGAGCGTGTCGGCGGGTATGACGAGCGCTTCACCCGCGCCCAGGACTGGGAGATGAACTTTCGCATCCGGGCTGCCGGCGGCGTCGTGTGGTTCACCCCCGAGATGCGGGTCGCCTACCGTCCGCGGGGCTCCTTCTCGGCGCTGTCGCGGCAGTACCGCGAGTACGGCCGGTGGCGCCGCGTCGTGGCCCGCCGGCACAAGGGTTCGATCAACGCGCGTTATCTCGCGCCACCGACCGCCGTCGCGCTAGTGGCGGCGGGCGCCGTCGGAGGTCTGCTGTGGCGGCCGCTGTGGGTGATCCCGCTCACGTATGCCGGTGGCGTTGTCCTCGGTGGCGCTTTCATCTCCGCCGGAGAGAAACCGTCAGTCCGCCTACGGGTTCCTGCCGTTCTCGCCACGATGCACATGTCGT